Proteins co-encoded in one Amia ocellicauda isolate fAmiCal2 chromosome 11, fAmiCal2.hap1, whole genome shotgun sequence genomic window:
- the ik gene encoding protein Red, with protein MPERDSELYSNPLAPDNHEVEDHRSALQSKLTNEDFRKLLMTPRATPSSAPPSKSRHHEMPREYNEDEDPAARRRKKKSYYAKLRQQELERERELAEKYRDRARERRDGVNKDYEETELISTTANYRAVGPTAEADKSAAEKRRQLIQESKFLGGDMEHTHLVKGLDFALLQKVRAEITSKEKEEEDLIEKVQKEVKKDEDPEQKIEFKTRLGRNVYRILFKARPVERNELFLPGRMAYVVDLEDEYADTDIPTTLIRSKADCPTMEAQTTLTTNDIVISKLTQILSYLRQGTRNKKMKKKEKGKIDEKKPPEADISIFDDIGDYVPSTSKAIREKEKERYREKEREREREREREKEREKERERDREEDKRRHSYFEKPRADDEALDIEKGPASVKDQIKLINEKFAGAAQWQGQETAGNRREEKKHVGDFFGMSNSYAECYPATMDDLAVDSDEEVDYSKMDQGNKKGPLGRWDFDTQEEYSEYMNNKEALPKAAFQYGIKMSEGRKTRRFKETNEKAELDRQWKKISAIIEKRKKMEADGVEVKRPKY; from the exons ATGCCTGAAAGAGACA GTGAGCTGTACTCCAATCCTCTGGCCCCGGATAACCATGAGGTGGAAGATCATCGGTCAGCGCTGCA GTCCAAGCTGACCAATGAAGATTTCCGGAAATTGTTGATGACCCCTCGAGCAACCCCTTCATCGGCCCCTCCTTCCAAATCTCGCCATCATGA AATGCCGAGGGAGTACAATGAGGATGAAGACCCAGCTGCCCggagaaggaagaaaaaaag TTACTATGCCAAGCTGCGACAGCAGGAGCTGGAGCGCGAACGGGAGCTGGCGGAGAAGTACAGAGACCGAGCCCGAGAGAGGAGAGACGGGGTGAACAAGGACTACGAGGAGACTGAGCTCATCAGCACTACGGCCAACTACAGGGCTGTGGGCCCCACCGCCGAGGC AGATAAATCGGCCGCGGAGAAGAGGAGACAGCTGATCCAGGAGTCCAAGTTCTTGGGTGGTGACATGGAGCACACTCACTTGGTGAAAGGGTTGGATTTTGCCCTGCTGCAGAAG GTACGCGCTGAGATCACTAGCAAGGAGAAGGAAGAAGAAGATCTGATCGAAAAGGTCCAGAAGGAAGTCAA GAAAGACGAAGACCCAGAGCAGAAGATTGAATTCAAGACCCGGCTGG GCAGGAACGTCTACCGCATCCTGTTCAAGGCTCGGCCGGTGGAGCGCAACGAGCTCTTCCTCCCGGGCAGGATGGCCTACGTGGTGGACCTGGAGGACGAGTACGCAGACACGGACATCCCCACCACGCTGATCAGGAGTAAAGCGGACTGCCCCACCATGGAG GCACAAACCACCCTTACGACAAACGACATCGTGATCAGCAAGCTGACCCAGATCCTGTCCTACCTGCGCCAGGGCACCCGCAACAAGAAaatgaagaagaaggagaaag GCAAAATCGATGAAAAGAAGCCCCCAGAGGCAGATATAAG TATCTTCGATGACATCGGCGACTATGTCCCCTCCACCTCGAAGGCGATCCGGGAAAAGGAGAAGGAGCGCTACCGCGAGAAGGagcgcgagagggagagggaacgggagagggagaaggagagggagaaggagagagagagggaccgGGAGGAAGACAAAAGGAGACACAGCTACTTCGAGAAGCCCAGAGCTGATGATGAG GCTTTGGACATTGAGAAAG GTCCTGCATCGGTGAAGGATCAGATTAAACTGATCAACGAGAAATTTGCCGGAGCCGCGCAGTGGCAGGGGCAAGAGAC TGCTGGAAATAGGCGAGAGGAGAAGAAACACGTCGGGGACTTCTTTGGCATGTCGAACAGCTACGCCGAGTGTTACCCTGCCAC GATGGATGACCTCGCCGTGGACAGCGACGAAGAAGTCGACTACAGCAAAATGGACCAG GGTAATAAGAAAGGACCGTTGGGACGCTGGGACTTCGACACTCAGGAAGAGTACAGCGAGTATATGAACAACAAAGAAGCCCTGCCCAA GGCTGCCTTCCAGTACGGCATCAAGATGTCGGAGGGGCGGAAAACGCGCCGCTTCAAGGAGACCAATGAAAAGGCAGAGCTGGATCGCCAGTGGAAAAAGATCAGCGCT ATTATtgaaaagaggaagaaaatggaaGCAGATgg GGTTGAGGTGAAGAGGCCAAAATACTGa
- the ndufa2 gene encoding NADH dehydrogenase [ubiquinone] 1 alpha subcomplex subunit 2, translating into MAAAAVRSVGSNLAKNLREVRLHLCQTSAASQGVRDFIEKHYVTLKKANPEFPILIRECSGVQPKLWARYDFGRERSVALDNMNADQVAKALETVVNSKP; encoded by the exons ATGGCTGCTGCGGCGGTGAGAAGCGTCGGGTCAAATCTCGCTAAAAACCTCAGGGAAGTCCGCTTACATTTGTGCCAGACGTCGGCGGCTAGCCAGGGGGTTAG GGATTTCATCGAGAAGCACTATGTGACGCTAAAAAAAGCCAACCCGGAGTTTCCAATCCTCATCAGAGAGTGCTCCGGGGTGCAGCCGAAATTATGGGCCCGATATG ATTttgggagagagaggagtgtcGCTCTGGATAACATGAATGCTGACCAAGTGGCCAAAGCCCTGGAGACTGTTGTTAACTCAAAACCATGA